Within Spinacia oleracea cultivar Varoflay chromosome 4, BTI_SOV_V1, whole genome shotgun sequence, the genomic segment aaacccTAATTCCTTCCTCGTGCCATAAATCACAATGTCCCAGAACCCCCCACAACAACCCCAACCATCTCTCTCCACCGTCAGCGCCTCCGGGAAACGCTGCTTCACCTGCAATTCCGACGACCACTGGGTTCTCCATAACGTCAAATCCCGAGACAACGAATGCCGAAAGTACTGCACTTCCTGCGTTTTAAATCTCTATCGGACGTCGTTTTGCCCAACTTGCTTCAACCTCCATGACCCCAATTCCCTCCTCCCTCCTCCTATCGCGTCTTCTTCCTCCTCCATCAACAATCGCAACCTCACGTGCCTGAAATGCAGCTCAATCTCCCACAGCACGTGCGTCCCCCCCAAGATCCCCAAATCCCCTTACCTTTGCACTACTTGCTCAAACCCCTCTCTGAAATTCTTCGATTTAAAGAAACCCAGAAAATTCCGTGATCAACCGCCGTCCAACGGTGGCTGCGGTAGCGGAAGCAGCAGCGGAGGCGGAGAAGAACCGCAGCCGCAGCAGAGGCAGGTTATTGATGAGAGGGCGGCGAAGGTGTTCTTATTGGCGGCGAAGATATCAGCGATTACGATGAATAAGGCGGTGGCCCTGGCCAGAACCGAAGCTGAACGGAAAATTGAAGGGGCCGCATTGGCGAGGAAAAGGGCTAAAGAAGCAATTGATCATTTTGTGTTCTTATCTTCGAAGATGGTACATTCCAAACAACAGAGGAGGGATGTTGTTCTTGGGTCGGGTCCGAGTTTGAGTCCGAGGAATGTTGCTCTTGGGTCGGGCCCGAGGCCGTATTCTGAAGCTACCAAATCGGATAACAATGGCGTTGGCCGTGTCGGGATTGGGAATGGAAATCGATCGTTGGCCGCGGTGCCGGTGGTGCAGAGTAATGGTGGGACTAATGGGAAGGAGAATGCAGTGTAGTAAAGAAATTATATTTATCCACAGATGAAATTTTTTTGGGGggttgaagaagaagatgaagatgatCAGGTTGTTCTGTAACATTGTGAAATATATGTTGtctgattattattattatgatctTCTGGCCTGATTTCTTGTAAAATAGTCGAAAATCGAGAACAAGTTTAATCAATTGGCACATTTGGTGTTGTTTTCAGGGATGATTACTATAGGATATCCAATTTGGTGAATGAATCTCTGTCCTGAAAttgctgtttttttttgttgatttacaATCCATGGATTGATATTGATGATCCTCTGGTCTGGTTTCATGTAAAATACTTGAAAAAATAGTCGAAAATTGAGAACGAGTTTAATGAATTGCCACATTTGGTGTTGTTTTCAGGGATGACTATTATTGTTGGAAGAATATCCAATTTGTGCAAATTGGTGAATCTGTTTTctgaaattgatgtttgtttTGTTGACTGTAATTCATGGATTGATATTGATTTCTTAGGTTCTCTTTCGGGAAAAAAGAGCTTTTActtttaaaagggatgttttatcATCTTTTTAGTGGGGCAGTGGACATAATGTAGCAACTTTCAAACTCGAATCATGTTGGTCATGAGAATTTTTGGTTACTTTCAGAGTGCAGCACACTTTCAGACTGTCTGTACTCAAACTTAATCTGTTGATCATGAGGAATTTGATTATTGTAGTAAAAAAAAGTCGCGACTTGTGAACGATATATATAAGAACAAGTAGGGATGAATGAATAAGAATCGAGAGGGCAATTCATGAATAAAAATTCACATGATTTACAATAGTTGTATACTTGTATTGACATTTTAATGGAAAGAACAGAATTGCCAATATCAGAACAGAGACCTCGATATCGAGGATATGTAAAACACGGAAAAAATCGCACTGCATTGCCTATCAAATATTCCTGTTCAACATTGGCATTCAGAGGAATTGGATGACTTGTTTCTTGCTTTTGGGAGAGAAATATTTCAGAGTATTTGTTCTGTCAACTGTTTCCACCTTTGGGACTTTGGCCATAGTTAAgaacaaatcaaccaaatctgcATCAACAAAACGAAAGAGCTTATAAACCAGACACAAAAAGCAGGAAACACTTGTACTTGAAACTTGCAAGTATCATGCATAATGGGAAACTGAACATTCTGTCTCGAAAACAGTCAGTTCAAAAGTTCTGTTTCACTGTTTTGC encodes:
- the LOC110797248 gene encoding uncharacterized protein, which encodes MSQNPPQQPQPSLSTVSASGKRCFTCNSDDHWVLHNVKSRDNECRKYCTSCVLNLYRTSFCPTCFNLHDPNSLLPPPIASSSSSINNRNLTCLKCSSISHSTCVPPKIPKSPYLCTTCSNPSLKFFDLKKPRKFRDQPPSNGGCGSGSSSGGGEEPQPQQRQVIDERAAKVFLLAAKISAITMNKAVALARTEAERKIEGAALARKRAKEAIDHFVFLSSKMVHSKQQRRDVVLGSGPSLSPRNVALGSGPRPYSEATKSDNNGVGRVGIGNGNRSLAAVPVVQSNGGTNGKENAV